A genomic stretch from Croceibacterium aestuarii includes:
- a CDS encoding MFS transporter, translated as MQQEDTSARWDTGYEWKIILILSLTFGLVGLDRFILPVLFPAFMDELGLTYEDLGNLVGILAVFWGISAFAMGFLSDKIGRRKVLIPAVVIFSLMSALSGAAGGLVSLLLIRAVMGLAEGPVASTGVAVAVEASHPKRRGMNNGIFQCMISFFGNAIGPIIATQLLLVTDWRTVFMLVGIPGLIMATAMFFLVREPAHHAVGGTRIARTRFFDLFKHRNVPLAMLTLMCAMGGIFVMGAMMPNYLTDYLHLSIQDMGFVASAIGFGGAIGQFAMPTVSDFIGRKLATLLSYILAAVFTYFFTQAGADDLTTLFVLLFFAALFNFSALAILAGPVAAEAAPLGMVASVAGLVIGAGEVFGGGVAPAIAGRIAGSSGIEHVFTFTISSLVLGFLIALFLKETAPRKTGQV; from the coding sequence ATGCAACAAGAGGACACATCCGCGCGCTGGGATACCGGCTACGAATGGAAGATCATCCTCATCCTGAGCCTGACGTTCGGCCTGGTCGGGCTCGACCGATTCATTCTGCCGGTCCTGTTCCCGGCGTTCATGGACGAGCTCGGACTGACCTACGAGGATCTCGGCAACCTGGTCGGCATTCTCGCCGTGTTCTGGGGCATCTCGGCTTTCGCCATGGGCTTCCTCTCGGACAAGATCGGGCGCCGGAAGGTTCTGATCCCCGCCGTGGTCATCTTCTCGCTGATGTCGGCACTGTCAGGTGCTGCCGGCGGGCTGGTCAGCCTGCTGCTGATCCGCGCGGTCATGGGCCTCGCCGAAGGTCCGGTCGCCTCGACCGGGGTCGCGGTGGCGGTCGAAGCCTCGCACCCCAAGCGGCGCGGCATGAACAACGGCATCTTCCAGTGCATGATCAGCTTCTTCGGCAACGCCATCGGCCCGATCATCGCCACCCAGCTGCTGCTGGTCACCGATTGGCGAACCGTGTTCATGCTGGTCGGTATTCCCGGCCTGATCATGGCGACGGCGATGTTCTTCCTCGTGAGGGAGCCGGCGCATCATGCGGTCGGCGGAACGCGGATCGCGCGGACCAGGTTCTTCGATCTGTTCAAGCACCGCAACGTGCCGCTCGCCATGCTCACGCTAATGTGCGCGATGGGCGGGATCTTCGTGATGGGGGCGATGATGCCCAACTACCTCACCGACTATCTGCACCTGTCGATCCAGGACATGGGCTTCGTCGCTTCGGCGATCGGCTTCGGGGGCGCGATCGGGCAGTTCGCCATGCCCACGGTCTCGGACTTCATCGGCCGCAAGCTGGCGACGCTGCTGTCCTACATCCTGGCCGCGGTGTTCACCTACTTCTTCACCCAGGCCGGCGCAGACGACCTGACCACGCTGTTCGTGCTGCTGTTCTTTGCCGCGCTGTTCAACTTCTCGGCGCTGGCGATCCTCGCCGGCCCGGTTGCGGCCGAGGCCGCACCGCTCGGCATGGTCGCGTCGGTGGCGGGGCTGGTGATCGGGGCGGGCGAAGTGTTCGGCGGCGGCGTCGCCCCGGCGATCGCCGGACGGATCGCCGGATCGAGCGGCATCGAGCACGTCTTCACCTTCACGATTTCGAGCCTCGTGCTCGGCTTCCTGATAGCGCTGTTCCTCAAGGAAACCGCACCGCGCAAGACCGGCCAGGTCTAG
- a CDS encoding DUF885 domain-containing protein, translated as MTSTKFAAGLAAALLAGCTTVPAQAPPATPVPAEVIASPSDAEVNATFEKIGASYIDIYTALNPVAATALGDHTHDAELPAIGPEARKTEAMMYRQLLAALAQIDRARLTRANQVDYAMLRNELEYQLWAIEVLKTWASDPRQYNDVVSGSIYTLIARDFAPWPERFDNIVSRMEKIPAYLEASREQIEPSKVSKISAETLSRQNSGILEIVDAALLPEVEASDVPRNRFDAALDALKKAVAEQQTWIDEVLVPGAKGDFRLGPKLYDRKMKFALQSDMTRAELKAKAQAAFAEARSQMEEVARSFPDCATGSQQAVIECALDKTYASRAPRDGLEDAARETLAAATEFTRRQGFVGMPSGPVKIITMPKFQQGAAVAYDDPPGALERDQPNFFAISPIPEDWSDEQADSFLREYNTYMLHELSIHEGVPGHYLQLDHASRTPDFLRGVLWSSPFAEGWAVYSERLMAEHGYLGGRDTVEGRLFELTMLKMRLRSIVNTLLDIGIQTEGMTREEAMKLMMEGAFQQEREAAGKWVRAQLSSVQLLSYFTGYEEHLALRREAEKRWGADFDERKYHDALLSFGTPPVKYARALLFDLPIPAE; from the coding sequence ATGACGTCCACCAAGTTTGCAGCCGGCCTTGCCGCCGCGCTGCTAGCCGGCTGCACCACCGTTCCGGCCCAGGCGCCTCCCGCCACCCCCGTCCCGGCAGAGGTCATCGCCAGCCCGAGCGACGCCGAGGTCAACGCGACGTTCGAGAAAATCGGTGCGAGCTACATCGATATCTACACCGCGCTCAATCCGGTCGCCGCGACCGCGCTGGGCGATCACACTCACGACGCGGAGCTGCCGGCGATCGGGCCCGAGGCGCGCAAGACCGAAGCGATGATGTATCGCCAGCTGCTCGCCGCGCTCGCACAGATCGACCGCGCCCGGCTGACGCGCGCAAACCAGGTCGATTACGCGATGCTCAGGAACGAGCTCGAATACCAGCTCTGGGCGATCGAGGTGCTGAAGACCTGGGCTTCCGATCCGCGGCAGTACAACGACGTTGTTTCCGGTTCGATCTACACCCTCATCGCGCGTGACTTCGCCCCCTGGCCCGAGCGCTTCGACAACATCGTTTCGCGGATGGAAAAGATCCCCGCCTATCTCGAGGCATCGCGCGAGCAGATTGAACCGTCGAAAGTCTCGAAGATCAGCGCCGAGACGCTGTCGCGGCAGAATTCGGGCATTCTCGAGATCGTCGATGCCGCGCTCCTGCCCGAGGTCGAAGCCAGCGACGTGCCGCGCAACCGCTTCGATGCCGCGCTCGATGCGCTCAAGAAGGCGGTGGCCGAGCAGCAGACCTGGATCGACGAGGTCCTGGTCCCCGGTGCCAAGGGCGACTTCCGCCTCGGCCCGAAGCTCTACGACCGGAAGATGAAGTTCGCCCTGCAGAGCGACATGACCCGCGCCGAGCTCAAGGCGAAGGCGCAGGCCGCCTTTGCCGAGGCGCGCTCGCAGATGGAGGAGGTCGCGCGGAGCTTTCCCGACTGTGCCACCGGCTCGCAGCAGGCGGTCATCGAGTGCGCGCTCGACAAGACCTACGCCAGTCGCGCGCCGCGCGACGGGCTCGAGGACGCGGCGCGCGAGACGCTCGCCGCCGCTACGGAGTTCACGCGCCGGCAGGGCTTCGTCGGCATGCCGAGCGGGCCGGTCAAGATCATCACCATGCCCAAGTTCCAGCAGGGCGCCGCGGTCGCTTACGACGATCCACCCGGCGCGCTCGAACGCGACCAGCCCAACTTCTTCGCCATCAGCCCGATCCCGGAGGACTGGAGCGACGAGCAGGCCGACAGTTTCCTGCGCGAATATAACACCTACATGCTGCACGAGCTCTCGATCCACGAGGGCGTGCCCGGCCATTACCTGCAGCTCGACCACGCCAGCCGTACGCCCGACTTTCTGCGCGGCGTGCTCTGGTCGAGTCCTTTTGCGGAAGGCTGGGCCGTTTATTCCGAGCGGCTCATGGCCGAGCACGGCTATCTCGGCGGGCGCGACACGGTCGAAGGGCGTCTGTTCGAGCTGACCATGCTCAAGATGCGGCTGCGCTCGATCGTCAACACGCTGCTCGACATCGGCATCCAGACGGAGGGCATGACGCGCGAGGAGGCGATGAAGCTGATGATGGAAGGCGCCTTCCAGCAAGAGCGCGAGGCGGCCGGCAAATGGGTCCGGGCACAGCTTTCTTCGGTTCAGCTGCTCAGCTACTTCACCGGTTACGAGGAGCACCTCGCGCTGCGGCGTGAGGCGGAGAAGCGCTGGGGCGCGGACTTCGACGAGCGCAAGTACCACGACGCGTTGCTGAGCTTCGGCACGCCGCCGGTGAAATACGCCCGCGCCTTGCTGTTCGACCTGCCGATCCCGGCAGAATAG
- a CDS encoding DUF2254 domain-containing protein has protein sequence MREDIRRLWARLNSTYWFYPALFSLASVALALGLIYLDRHGFADSLNDEPWLVPARPQSASTMLNIIAGSMIGVASTVFSITIAAVAYASGNYGPRLLTNFMEDRGNQLSLATFIGTFVYAITVLRTVRAENEEASSAADAASTILPGFVPQLSLLVAYALMALSIAVLVFFLNHIPSSIRINTVLKGIGERLLDAVRKGFPERNGGEIAPQAPEGGIKMKAERTGYVQFIDYAGLGKFARDHGATVVLEVRTGDFVHEGVTFARVIGADEEKCDLAGCFSLGSSRTPKQDPQFLIDELVEIGLRALSPGINDPFTAITALHWLGAATAELGGRDLLRRDLDRDSEGDRTTNVFPLADDFDHYLRRGFGAIRGAVAASHTASLVMFDTLRNTARSIDDESRVRLLRQHGDLLMQQVRTEIDGPDLHDIEAHYILFTQALPG, from the coding sequence ATGAGGGAAGACATCCGCCGGCTCTGGGCGCGGCTCAACTCGACATACTGGTTCTATCCAGCGCTGTTTTCGCTCGCCAGCGTCGCCCTGGCGCTGGGTCTGATCTACCTCGACCGGCACGGCTTCGCCGATTCGCTCAACGACGAACCCTGGCTGGTTCCGGCTCGGCCGCAATCGGCCTCCACCATGCTCAACATCATCGCCGGGTCGATGATCGGAGTCGCCTCGACGGTGTTTTCGATCACCATCGCCGCGGTGGCCTACGCGAGCGGCAACTATGGCCCTCGCCTGCTGACCAACTTCATGGAGGACCGCGGCAACCAGCTCAGCCTGGCGACCTTCATCGGCACCTTCGTCTACGCCATCACCGTGCTGCGCACGGTGCGGGCGGAAAACGAGGAGGCCTCGAGCGCAGCCGATGCCGCCAGCACCATCTTGCCCGGCTTCGTGCCTCAGCTCTCGCTGCTGGTCGCCTACGCGCTGATGGCGCTGTCGATCGCGGTGCTGGTCTTCTTTCTCAACCACATTCCCAGCTCGATCCGGATCAACACCGTGCTCAAGGGCATCGGCGAGCGCTTGCTCGACGCGGTGCGCAAGGGCTTTCCCGAGCGCAACGGGGGTGAAATTGCTCCTCAGGCGCCCGAAGGCGGCATCAAGATGAAGGCCGAGCGTACCGGTTATGTCCAGTTCATCGACTACGCAGGGCTGGGCAAATTCGCCCGCGATCACGGAGCCACCGTGGTGCTGGAGGTGCGAACCGGAGATTTCGTCCACGAAGGCGTGACGTTCGCCCGCGTGATCGGCGCGGACGAGGAGAAATGCGATCTCGCCGGATGTTTCAGCCTCGGCTCCTCCCGCACACCGAAACAGGACCCGCAGTTCCTGATCGACGAACTGGTCGAAATAGGGTTGCGGGCGCTGTCGCCCGGTATCAACGATCCGTTCACCGCGATTACCGCGCTGCACTGGCTGGGCGCCGCCACGGCCGAACTGGGCGGCCGGGACCTTCTCAGGCGCGACCTCGACCGGGACAGCGAGGGCGACCGCACCACGAACGTGTTTCCGCTGGCTGACGATTTCGACCATTACCTGCGCCGCGGCTTCGGCGCGATCCGCGGTGCGGTGGCGGCCAGCCACACCGCCTCGCTGGTCATGTTCGATACATTGCGCAACACGGCCAGGTCGATCGACGACGAGAGCCGCGTGAGGCTCCTGCGGCAACACGGCGACTTGCTGATGCAGCAGGTTAGGACCGAGATCGACGGCCCCGACCTGCATGATATCGAAGCGCACTACATCCTGTTCACCCAGGCGCTGCCGGGCTGA
- the nadA gene encoding quinolinate synthase NadA has product MSVETRNPTGTDLRAEIDRLRKERNAVILAHYYQKPELQDLADFVGDSLELSKKAADTDADVIAFCGVKFMADTAKILSPDKIVVLPDMDAGCSLEDSCPPQKFKAFREAHPDHIALTYINCSTEVKALSDIIVTSSSAETIISQIPEDQPIIFGPDRHLGGYLNRKFDRDMLLWPGVCIVHEAFSEKELMKLKAQYPGAPVAAHPECPPTIIDHADHVGSTSSILQFAKTFPGDTLIVATEPHIIHQMEKALPNKTFIGAPGADGNCNCNICPYMALNTMEKLYACLRDLEPRIEIEEGLRLKAKQSLDRMLEMASGTIGEGDLGRV; this is encoded by the coding sequence ATGAGCGTCGAGACGAGAAACCCCACCGGCACGGACCTGCGCGCCGAGATCGACCGGCTGCGCAAGGAGCGTAACGCGGTCATCCTGGCGCATTACTACCAGAAGCCCGAACTGCAGGACCTCGCCGATTTCGTCGGCGACAGTCTGGAGCTGAGCAAGAAGGCGGCCGATACCGACGCCGACGTGATCGCGTTCTGCGGGGTCAAGTTTATGGCCGATACCGCGAAGATCCTTTCGCCCGACAAGATCGTCGTGCTGCCCGACATGGATGCCGGGTGCAGCCTCGAAGATTCCTGTCCGCCGCAGAAATTCAAGGCCTTCCGCGAGGCGCATCCCGACCACATCGCGCTGACCTACATCAACTGCTCGACCGAGGTGAAGGCGCTCAGCGACATCATCGTCACCAGCTCGTCGGCCGAGACGATTATCAGCCAGATCCCCGAGGATCAGCCGATCATCTTCGGCCCGGACCGGCATCTCGGCGGCTATCTCAACCGCAAGTTCGACCGCGACATGCTGCTCTGGCCCGGGGTCTGCATCGTCCACGAGGCCTTCAGCGAGAAGGAGCTGATGAAGCTCAAGGCGCAGTATCCCGGCGCCCCGGTCGCCGCGCACCCCGAATGCCCGCCGACGATCATCGACCACGCCGACCATGTCGGTTCCACCAGCTCGATCCTGCAGTTCGCCAAGACCTTCCCCGGCGACACGCTGATCGTGGCGACCGAGCCGCACATCATCCACCAGATGGAAAAGGCGCTGCCGAACAAGACCTTCATCGGTGCGCCCGGGGCCGACGGCAACTGCAACTGCAACATCTGCCCCTACATGGCGCTCAACACCATGGAGAAGCTCTACGCCTGCCTGCGCGACCTCGAACCGCGCATCGAAATCGAAGAAGGGCTGCGGCTGAAAGCCAAGCAGAGCCTCGACCGGATGCTCGAGATGGCCAGCGGGACCATCGGCGAGGGCGATCTCGGGCGGGTCTAG
- a CDS encoding DUF4230 domain-containing protein — protein sequence MANETLTERERQTLAAEPRPQREHSLARVQRVPWLIAIVLLAAVGFLTWKAYFERAEGDPVASAMLAFEKQNALTVFASRFEVVAESTDERGVLGVPILKAHQAMIVPATVEYRVDLSRVGRDRMTWDDGSDTFAIKLPPLQTTVPNLDEKSARLFTDGNFVIGAAAQDMLKNNSAQAERKASEFARNPEMLAMARKAAKDAVRQNLAIPLQVAGYGDVTVNVTFDGEKAPAQ from the coding sequence ATGGCAAACGAGACCCTGACGGAGCGCGAGCGCCAAACGCTTGCCGCCGAGCCCCGCCCGCAGCGCGAGCATTCGCTGGCGCGCGTACAGCGCGTGCCATGGCTGATCGCTATCGTCCTGCTGGCCGCGGTCGGCTTCCTCACCTGGAAAGCCTACTTCGAACGCGCCGAAGGCGATCCCGTGGCCAGCGCCATGCTCGCCTTCGAGAAGCAGAATGCCCTCACCGTCTTTGCCAGCCGCTTCGAGGTTGTCGCCGAGAGCACCGACGAACGGGGGGTCCTGGGCGTGCCGATCCTCAAGGCGCACCAGGCGATGATCGTGCCCGCGACGGTCGAATACCGCGTCGACCTGAGCCGGGTGGGCCGGGACAGAATGACGTGGGACGACGGCAGCGACACCTTCGCCATCAAACTGCCGCCGCTGCAGACCACCGTTCCCAATCTCGACGAGAAGTCGGCGCGGCTGTTCACCGACGGCAACTTCGTTATCGGCGCAGCCGCGCAGGACATGCTCAAGAACAACTCCGCCCAGGCCGAACGCAAGGCGTCCGAATTCGCCCGCAACCCGGAAATGCTGGCCATGGCGCGCAAGGCGGCCAAAGACGCCGTGCGCCAGAACCTCGCCATTCCGCTGCAGGTCGCGGGTTACGGCGATGTCACGGTCAACGTGACCTTCGACGGGGAGAAAGCCCCGGCGCAGTGA
- a CDS encoding MBL fold metallo-hydrolase yields the protein MQGMAIPPQPWPTGEVERLEPLVRRVLAPNGSPFTYTGTQTYLVGGDNGLAVIDPGPADEDHLAALTRAIGTAPVVAIMCTHTHRDHSPGAAPLAAATGAPIVGCAPLALETLGPRADAPFDESYAPDRVLADGEQVAGPGWTLTALATPGHTSNHLCFALEESGALFTGDHVMGWSTTVVAPPDGDMADYMASLEKLQAREDRIYFPAHGPAIGNPRQLVRGMIGHRRQRERQILRLLGDAPQEVGQLVPQMYKGVPEYLWAAAAMSVTAHLNDLERRGMVGRSGETWQTRP from the coding sequence ATGCAGGGCATGGCAATACCGCCGCAACCCTGGCCGACCGGCGAAGTCGAAAGGCTCGAACCGCTGGTGCGCCGCGTGCTGGCGCCGAACGGATCGCCTTTCACCTACACGGGCACCCAGACCTACCTCGTCGGCGGTGACAATGGGCTGGCGGTGATCGACCCCGGCCCGGCCGACGAAGATCACCTCGCCGCGCTCACCCGGGCGATCGGCACCGCGCCGGTGGTGGCGATCATGTGCACCCACACCCACCGCGACCATTCGCCCGGCGCGGCGCCGCTGGCCGCAGCGACGGGAGCGCCGATCGTCGGCTGCGCGCCGCTGGCGCTCGAAACGCTGGGCCCGCGCGCCGACGCGCCGTTCGACGAGAGCTATGCCCCGGACCGCGTGCTGGCCGATGGCGAGCAGGTCGCCGGGCCCGGCTGGACGCTGACCGCGCTCGCCACGCCAGGCCATACCTCGAACCACCTGTGCTTCGCGCTCGAGGAGAGCGGGGCGTTATTTACCGGCGATCACGTGATGGGCTGGTCGACCACCGTCGTCGCCCCGCCCGACGGCGACATGGCCGATTACATGGCCAGCCTCGAAAAGCTGCAGGCGCGCGAGGACCGCATCTACTTCCCGGCGCACGGCCCGGCGATCGGCAACCCGCGGCAGCTGGTGCGCGGAATGATCGGCCATCGCCGCCAGCGCGAGCGGCAGATCCTGCGCCTGCTCGGCGACGCTCCGCAGGAGGTCGGGCAGCTGGTGCCGCAGATGTACAAGGGCGTGCCCGAATACCTCTGGGCTGCCGCGGCGATGTCGGTGACGGCGCATCTCAACGATCTGGAACGTCGCGGCATGGTCGGCCGTTCGGGAGAGACATGGCAAACGAGACCCTGA
- the glpK gene encoding glycerol kinase GlpK: protein MTEPLILVLDEGTTSTRAMLFTAQGKLQGAAQEQLAQHYPRTGWVEHDAREIWDKTLACARAMVAQAGGAERIAAIGITNQRETVVAWDKARGEPLCRAVVWQDRRTAEFCAELRAAGHEEAVQEKTGLLLDPYFSGTKMRWLLGNDDAVAEAAREGRLALGTVDSWLVWKLTRGRSFITDASNASRTQLLALEGASWDPALCDLLGVPISALPAVVDNAGPLAATHPDLFGAPIPITGMAGDQQAATIGQGCLAPGETKATFGTGAFVLANKGAAIPRSANRLLGTVLHQLGGRRHYALEGSVFVAGSLFQWLRDSLQMIVSAPESEELARSVPDSAGVVVIPALSGLGAPHWRADARAAITGLSFAATRAHVVRAALEAISHQTQDLAAAFAADGAEWTTLRIDGGMSSNDWLAQDLAGLLQVSVVRPDFVETTALGAAMLAALGAGLYGSLAEAAAAMIGSGERFEPGMDDAVRQRRLAGWQAALAKL from the coding sequence ATGACCGAGCCGCTGATCCTGGTCCTTGACGAAGGCACCACCTCAACACGGGCGATGCTGTTCACCGCGCAGGGCAAGCTGCAGGGCGCGGCGCAGGAGCAGCTCGCCCAGCACTATCCGCGCACCGGTTGGGTCGAGCACGATGCCCGGGAGATCTGGGACAAGACGCTGGCCTGCGCACGGGCCATGGTGGCACAGGCCGGCGGGGCCGAGCGCATCGCGGCCATCGGCATCACCAACCAGCGCGAAACGGTGGTGGCGTGGGACAAGGCCAGAGGCGAGCCGCTGTGCCGCGCCGTCGTCTGGCAAGACCGCCGCACCGCCGAGTTCTGCGCCGAGCTGCGCGCTGCCGGACACGAGGAGGCGGTGCAGGAGAAGACCGGGCTGCTGCTCGATCCCTATTTCTCGGGCACCAAGATGCGCTGGCTGCTCGGCAACGACGACGCTGTCGCCGAGGCGGCACGCGAAGGGCGGCTGGCGCTCGGCACGGTCGACAGCTGGCTGGTGTGGAAACTGACCCGGGGGCGGAGCTTCATCACCGACGCCAGCAATGCCAGCCGCACCCAGTTGCTGGCCCTGGAGGGCGCCAGCTGGGATCCGGCGCTGTGCGACCTGCTCGGCGTGCCGATTTCGGCGCTACCCGCGGTCGTCGACAACGCCGGTCCGCTCGCCGCCACGCACCCGGACTTGTTCGGGGCGCCGATCCCGATCACCGGCATGGCCGGCGACCAGCAGGCGGCGACCATCGGGCAGGGCTGCCTTGCGCCGGGCGAGACCAAGGCGACCTTCGGCACCGGGGCTTTCGTGCTGGCCAACAAGGGCGCCGCGATCCCCCGCTCGGCCAACCGCCTGCTCGGCACCGTGCTGCACCAGCTTGGCGGACGGCGGCACTATGCACTCGAAGGATCGGTCTTCGTGGCCGGAAGCCTGTTCCAGTGGCTGCGCGATTCGCTGCAGATGATCGTCAGCGCGCCCGAGAGCGAGGAACTGGCCCGTTCGGTGCCCGACAGCGCCGGTGTGGTGGTCATTCCCGCGCTGTCCGGCCTCGGCGCGCCGCACTGGCGCGCCGACGCGCGTGCGGCCATCACCGGGCTCAGCTTCGCGGCCACCCGCGCCCATGTGGTGCGGGCGGCGCTCGAGGCGATCAGTCACCAGACGCAGGACCTCGCCGCCGCCTTTGCCGCCGACGGCGCCGAGTGGACGACGCTCAGGATCGACGGGGGAATGAGCTCGAACGACTGGCTGGCGCAGGATCTCGCCGGGCTGCTGCAGGTGTCGGTGGTGCGCCCCGATTTCGTCGAGACCACCGCGCTGGGGGCGGCCATGCTGGCCGCGCTCGGCGCCGGACTCTACGGCTCGCTTGCGGAAGCGGCTGCGGCGATGATCGGCTCGGGCGAACGGTTCGAGCCGGGCATGGACGATGCGGTTCGCCAACGGCGCCTGGCCGGCTGGCAGGCGGCGCTGGCGAAGCTCTAG
- a CDS encoding DUF1465 family protein translates to MSEPADLSPTIVESLYREALQLADEVRAAFDLSGRLDLAGQDEDLARVALSCEALRTTTRMMHAIAWLLNQRAYFSGELSEFQLRHHGRLPPGQPVADERQLAMLGPDLVALIRHTERFHARIARLDAAWRDRFAMYPSAIHRLRDRLGAEMGAR, encoded by the coding sequence ATGTCTGAACCGGCCGATCTCAGTCCGACGATCGTCGAATCGCTTTACCGCGAGGCTTTGCAACTGGCCGACGAAGTGCGCGCGGCGTTCGACCTGTCGGGCCGGCTCGACCTTGCCGGCCAGGACGAAGACCTGGCGCGCGTGGCGCTGTCGTGCGAGGCGCTGCGCACCACGACGCGAATGATGCATGCCATCGCCTGGCTGCTCAACCAGCGGGCTTACTTCTCCGGCGAACTGAGCGAATTCCAGCTGCGTCACCATGGCCGGCTGCCGCCCGGCCAGCCGGTCGCCGACGAGCGGCAACTGGCGATGCTCGGACCCGATCTCGTGGCGCTGATCCGCCACACCGAACGCTTCCACGCCCGGATTGCCCGGCTCGATGCCGCCTGGCGCGATCGCTTCGCGATGTATCCCAGCGCGATCCACCGACTGCGCGACCGTCTCGGCGCCGAAATGGGCGCCCGCTAG
- a CDS encoding YdcH family protein: MAGASEDEMRRRLALLRTEHRDLDAAISALTEAGSQDQLQIARLKKRKLGLKDQIAALEDFLTPDITA; this comes from the coding sequence ATGGCAGGGGCAAGCGAGGACGAAATGCGCCGCCGGCTCGCGTTGCTGCGGACCGAGCACCGCGATCTCGACGCGGCGATTTCCGCGCTCACCGAAGCGGGCAGCCAGGATCAGTTGCAGATTGCCCGATTGAAGAAGCGCAAGCTCGGACTGAAGGACCAGATTGCCGCCCTGGAGGATTTCCTGACGCCCGATATCACCGCGTGA
- a CDS encoding YdcH family protein, whose amino-acid sequence MDNSHVAALQAKHQGLDRRLRDELNRPAPDETIVQALKKQKLQIKQEIVGVH is encoded by the coding sequence ATGGACAATTCGCACGTCGCCGCCCTTCAGGCTAAACATCAGGGTCTCGATCGCCGCTTGCGCGATGAACTCAACCGACCGGCTCCCGACGAAACGATTGTCCAGGCACTCAAGAAGCAGAAACTTCAGATCAAGCAGGAAATCGTCGGAGTGCACTAG